TTCAAGTCGATCCTCGCAGAGATGGACGGCAAACTCCCCGAACTCTTCGGCCGACTGCCGAAAGCCCCCTACGACTTTCGCGAGATCGAAGAGTTCCGCGCGGCATCCGCGCCGGCCGCCTACTACTACAGCGCGCCGGAGGATCGTTCGCGCCCGGGGTACTTCTACATCAACACGTATCAGCCGCGCACACGCCCGAAGTACACGATGCAGGCGCTCGCCTTCCATGAGGCGGTGCCGGGCCACCATCTGCAAATCGCTATCCAACAGGAATTGGAAGACTTGCCGAAATTCCGCAAGCAGGGCGGATACACGGCGTTTGTCGAGGGATGGGGACTCTATTCGGAGCGATTGCCCAAGGAAGTCGGTTTCTATGGCGACTGGTACTCGGAGTTTGGACGTCTGACCTTCGAAGCATGGCGCGCGGTTCGTCTGGTGGTCGACGTCGGTATCCACGACAAGGGGTGGTCGCGCGAGCAGGCGATCGCGTTTTGTCGCGCCAATACCGCGCTGACGGATCATGACATCGAGTCGGAAATCGAACGCTACATCGCCTGGCCGGGACAGGCGCTGGCGTACAAGATCGGCCAGTTAAAGATTCTCGAGCTACGACAGAGGGCCAGGGACACGCTCGGTGCGCGATTCGACATTCGCACGTTCCACGATGAGTTGCTCAGCGATGGCGCATTGCCGTTGGATCTGCTGGAGGCAAAGATGAGTCGCTGGCTGCAGCGCCAGGTTGAAAGCACGTAGTGCCGCACCAGGCGTCCACGGAAGAGACGACCGGGGCGGCCGCGACGGCCGCCCTTTCTCATTCGCCCGCGCAGCCCGCCGGTGTCTCGACGCTGGTGGGCGTGATTTTTGTCCTGGCGGCGATCACATCCTGGGGCGCGAATTTCCCGTACACGAAAATCGTCCTGGCCAAGCTCTCATCGCCGGTCTTTCTGGTTTTGCGCTTTGGCATAGGGGCGATCACGCTGACGCTGTTATCGTTTGCGACACGACGCACCCAACGCCCTGCGCGCAAGGACTGGGGCATCATCCTCGGCGCGGCCCTTGTCGGAATCGTTCTGCATCAATGGACACAATTGACCGGGCTGCGCTTCACCTCGGCCACGAACACCGGTTGGATACTGACGCTCATTCCGCCCGTCACGGGTCTGATGGCATGGAGCTTTTTGCGCGAGCGCGTCACAAAGCGTCAACTGACCGGGCTGGCGATTGCGCTGATCGGCGTGACGCTCTTCATAGCGAGGGGACAATGGCAATCATTGTCGATGATCGGCAACCGGGGCGATCTGCTGGTGTTTCTCTCGGTGTTCACGTGGTCGGGATACACGGTCATGACGCGCGCGCGGCTGTCGCACTATGACCCGCTGCCGCTGACGGCGCTTCACATGACCCTGGGCTTTGTCGCGTTTTTGGCCGTGGGGGCCGGGAATCTGCCCGAACAAATCGGTCGGTTGACGATGCGCGAGTGGGTCATCGTCGCCGCCATTGGCCTCGTCCCCTCGGGGCTGGCGTATTACTGGTGGAATGCGGGATTGGCCCGATTGGGATCGTTGAACACGAGCATGTTCATCTTCATCGAAGCAGTGGTTGCCTCGGCGGCCGGATGGGTCCTCTTGGGCGAACAGTTCACGCGTTCGATGGCGATCTGGGCGATTGTGATTTTTGTCGGAGTGGCGATCGCGCAGACGCAACGGACAGGATTATCCCCGTCTGCCCGGAATGACCGTGCCGCGTGATGGGACGCGCGTCACTTCAGCAACAACACCTTTCGCACGACGTGATCGTCACCGACACTGATGCGAACGAAGTAAACACCCGACGGCGCCGGGGCGCCGTGAGAGTCCGCGCCCTGCCACGTCAGGTGCTGCGTGCCCGAACCCTGGTAGCCGTCGACCAGCGTTGCCACAAACCGTCCGAGCACATCATAGACTTCGGCCGAAACGGACCCCGGGGCGCTCAATTCGTATGGGACTGTCATCGCCGCGTTGAAGGGATTGGGTCTTCCCTCGCCAACGCGGATGCGGGCGCGCTTGTCTCTTGTTTCCTCATGGGGAGCGGCAATCGCAGGAACTGGGCCGCTGAAGAGAATTACGCAGTCGGAGCCCTCAACAGGCAGGCCCCCCTTGGTCGTTCCCGTCAACGGCAATGAGCGTTGCTCACCATCGTCAAAGTCGCCGATGGCCGCAAACAACGCGCTGCGTTCGAATCCTAAGATCAGGTCGGTGTCGCCGTCAGAGAGTGTGTCGCCACAGGGGCAGCGCCCGGCTTCAGCGGGGACCGGACCACCACGATCGTCGAGAACGACGGACTGCGCACCGACACCGGCCAGCAGCAGTGACGCAAAGTTCAGCTCTGTTACGTCGAAACCCGGCCTGCCCCACACCGCAGCGCGTACGAGGTCGGGCCCGTATGCAATCGACGTGGAACGCGGTGCTATGATCCCTGCATCGGGATGCTGATTGAGATGATTCGGACAGTCTCCAGGCAGCAGGTCCAAATCGGCCCGCGCAGGAACCGAGAACCCGAAGACATACAAAGCCCGTGCCAGACGCGCACTTTCCTTAAGGTCGGCGACGGATGCGATCCCGTCCGCCCCTTGGCCGACCAACACCGCATAGTCGATGCGCTGTTGATCTCCCGGCGCCATGTCGAATGGTCCGACCGTCACCATCATGCGCCGATCTGAGGGGTTGGTGTCGATCCAGCCGGTGCCCGCTACCGGATCGCCGCTGTAGATAAACGGCGTTTCCTCGCCGGCAAACGGATCGTACTGCGGCTCGCCGTTGCGGTTGTATCCCTGCATCAGGTCGACGGCGACAACATCGCTGTGCGGGTCCTGACCGTTGCGGTACGTGTTGAGAGCCGCCAACGGCGGACCATCGAGAATCTGGATGCCGACAGCAGGCGGCGACGCCCCATAGACAGCATCGTCGCCGTCGTTGTAAGTGTATCCCATCGCCAGTTCACTGTCGCAGCCGAACAAGTCATCGGCGCCGTTGCCGATATCGGCATCCGCCCAGAGTGTCGCATGCGTCCGGATCAACGTGCTGTCTCCCTTGTTGATCAGAATCAGTCGTCCAAAAATCATGCGCCCGATGCGTCCGGCGCGGCCAAACCCCCAGACCGTCGACTGTACCTCCAGGCCCAGCATTCGTGTCGGGCCGCTGCCGGTACCGCTGCTGCGGCGCGACGGATCGGTGTCATTGAACACCGACCAAAGAGTCTGATCGCCCAATATCAGCGGCGCTAGATGCCCGTCGCCGTCGAGCACCGGAAAACTGTCTGCGTCGACGAGCATCGGCGCGCCATCGTGAGACGGCCACTCGGCATAGTCGGGATTGTTCCCGTGCGTGTCGCCGCGATTGATCTTGTAGACGCGAAAGCTGTCGTTGTCCGTCAGAAACGTACCATTCTGCATCGGTCCCGGCGCGTAGTCGAATCCGTAATCGGCGGCCGAGACGACCACGCTTTTCCCGACCAACGCCTCGAGCCACAATCCGCCGGCAAACATGACCGGCATCGCGGTTCCACGCGGGAAGAACATCCCATACCCCCCGGCGCCGAACACGCCGGTCGGGTCGAATCCAAACGATCCGACATTCGAGACGGCCATCAGGAGTTCGTTCGCGTCGAAGGCGGTCGACAGATCGGCCGTCTTCGGATGCGGCGATCGTGTGTCCGAATCGGGCGCAGCGGCGCCGGCGATCACAGGCATTATGACCGCAGCCGCAAGGCCCAGACAGAACAATCGTGGAGGCGTCATGATTTCTCGCGTTCCCGCGCGAGGGAAATCGGACCGCAGTTATTCGCACCCGGTCGGGTACGGATTACAGTCGCAAGGATTGCAGAACGCCGCCGTGCCGTTACGGAAGGCGACATCGACGAGTTGCGTGACATCATGCACCGTGACCACGCCGTCACAGTTGACATCGGCACGCCCGCCCGGATCGTGCGGACACTCAGGATCGAGGATTGTCGTGCCGTTGCGGAAGGCGACATCGACCGCCAACGCCACATCAAAAACATCGGTCACACCGTTCGGGTAAGGATCGCCGTGACGCACGCAGCCGATCTGATCGGGATCGTAGAAGTAGGGACAGACGTCCTGAAAGTCGAACACCCCGTCCCCATCGGAATCGGTCGCCGCCGTAAACGTCACCGTACCGTCGGACCAATCGCCGACCGTGGTGCCGCCGTCGGTGCACGCGCCGTAGACATAATATGTCCCGGCAGGAAACTCCGCGGAATTGACGACATGGAACCCCTGTGCACCGGGAACGAAGATTCCGTTTTCCAGCATCACTTCATTGCCGTCGAGCGTGGCGGCGGCGTTGACATACACCGTCACCCAGGTCGAATCCGCTTCGCTGTCGATGACGGTCCAGGTCGCGGTATACGTTTCGAAGCCGTGAATCCGTTCGACGTCCCCGGTGGGCGGATCGATCATCGTGATTACCGGCGGCGTATTGGACGGCGGATCGACGGTCAGCGAATACAACGGGTTGGTGGCGCCGTTGAATCCGTAGGCACGGATGATGTACCACCCCTCGGCGCGGCCGTTCATCGAGATCGTCTCGCTGTTGGTCACCCCGGTGGATTGCGACAGGACCTGGCCGGCGGCATTCAGCAACTGCATGTCCAAATCACCCATCGCGTGCTGGAAGTTGATGCGCACGAAGTCGGATCCGGTCCCGGTGTGATTGGAATAGAACTGAAAGTAATCGTCGTTGCCCGGCTCGTGGATCGACAAGTCATAAACCGTGATCTGCGGATCGCACGGTCCGAGGTTGGGGCTGTTCGGCTGTCCCGGCGGCCGGGCCGCCAGCGATCCGACATTGTCATTGGGTTCATAGGAGTCGGGCAAGAGCCCATTCGTTCCAATGACCACTTTGATGCGCGCGATGTTGTTGGTCTCGTCGGACTCAACGACGCTGTTGTCGGGGTCGACCTCCGATTCGAGCCAATACACGCCTTCGGGGATGTCAGTGATGTCGATGTTTTGATTGGCGAGTGTTTTGGTGTAGACGTCAATCCAGCCGACGGAGATTCCCTGCACGAGATTGTCGCAGGTGAAGAACTCGCCGGCGGGATTGTAATTGGGCAGCGTGTTGTCGTAGACCGACAAATCCGCGAGGCAGAAGCTGGTCTTCTCGCTTTCGCCTAGCACGTCGCCGACACCATTGCCCGGAAGCACGACCCGCAGGCGATAGGCGCTCCATCCCTCGAAATGCGTGTGGCTGTGTCCCGGATGATAGACGAAGACTCCGGCCAGCGTGTCGTAGTAGCTGCCGTCGCTGCGGAAAATACGCTGATTGACCGTGATGCCCTCGACGGTCGGCGGCCAGACCCCGCGCAACATGAGCTTCCCCGCGCCGATGTTGGCGGTGCCGTTGTTGAGGCGCAGGTGCGTCCGACCAGGGATGATGTTGGTGGAGATGTCGTTGTTGTAGAGGTCCGATTCGCGCACGATGATATCGGGCAACAAATCGACGACCTGAGCTTCAGAATCGGAAGGGGTCAGCCCCACGGCCAAGGCCAGCGTCATGACCCGACGAACAATCCTTATGGCGTGCGACCGTCTGCGATGCATCTTAGGAACCCGACAATGCTGTCTCTGAATTGGAAAAGGAAACGTACGCCCCGATCTCTTCACACCATGCCAAGATAACAATTTTGCGTCCTTTGACAATGATCGGCATCGCGATGGGGCAGACGCGCCGAACCAATCCGATTCTTCCGATCCCAAAGCTGATGCCCCCAAACGGGTTACTCTGGAGGCGTCAACGGCCTACGGAGCGGATCGGGACTGTCAAAAGCTCACAGGCAACCACTGGCAGTGACCATCGCCATTGATCCGTTCGCGTATCTGTGATACTGTGCACGTGCCCGACCGCATCGGATCCAGACACATGGTGCACCCCAAACACCGACTTGTCCGGCTCGCCGTCAATCACCCTCGCATGGTGATCGGCGTTGCGGTCGTCATCACGATCCTGCTGGCCATCCCGATTCCCTTTGCCGTCATCGACACCGATCCGGAAAACATGCTGGCCGCCGATGAGCCGGTGCGCCTGGCACATCATCGGATCAAGGAGGAATTCGACCTCTCCGACTTTCTCGTGTTGGGCTTTGTCGACGACAAGGAGCTGCTGACACCGGTATTTAACGACAAACTGGCAGCTCTGGTGACGGTCATCGAGGAGATGGAGGGCGTCGTGGTCGGCGATGTCTGGGCGCCATCGACGCTGGACGACATTTACCGAACGCCCGACAGTATGCTGGTCGTCGGCCCTTTGATGCAGGATCGCCAGGGTTGGGGCTCCCACCAGCCGTCGCCGGCCGAGAAGATCCGGCAAAACCCGATCCTTCGGGGCAAAGTCGCCTCCGACGACGGTCTGGCGGCCGCGGTCTATATCCCGCTGGAGTCGAAATCGTACGCGCACGATGTCGCCGAACACATCCATGAATGGATCACGGCAGACAGCGGATTTCCCGCATTCCATCTCGCCGGTCTGCCGGTCGCCGAGGAAACGTTCGGCAAACAGATGTTTCGCCAAATGGGCATCGCCGCTCCGGCCGCCGGTCTGCTGATCTTCCTGCTGATGCTGGTTTTCTTCCGCCGCCTCTCGGTCGTGGCCGCCCCGATGATCGTCGCCATGATGACGGTCATCTGGACGATGGGGCTGTTGGTCGCCGCCGGATTCACCCTGCACATCATGAGTTCGATGATCCCGATTTTTCTGATGCCGATCGCGGTGCTCGATTCGATTCACCTCCTCTCGGAATTCCACGACCGCTACCAAAGATCCACGGGCGCCGGCGATGCCATTACCGGGACGATGAATGAATTGTATTCACCGATGTTGCTGACCTCTTTGACCACCTTTGTGGGATTTGTCTCGCTGGTCAGCGCGCCGATCCCGCCGGTGCGCGTCTTCGGCGTTTTCGTCGCGCTGGGTGTGGCGATTGCGTTCGTACTGACAGTCACATTCAACACGGCCTATGCAATTCTGCTGCCGTCGCGCACGCTGACCAACTTCGGCCGCCAGGACGAAGGCGGATCCCTCCTGGGACGAGTGCTCCCGCGCGTGGGGCGGCTGGCGATGCGCGCGCGCCATGCGGTGCTGATCGGTTCGGCCGCACTGATCGCGCTCGCCTTCATAGGCATCACCCGCATTGAAATTAACGACAACCCGACCAAGTGGTTTAAGCCGTCGCATCCGATCCGGATCGCCGACGATCAACTGGGCCGGCACCTGGCAGGACCGTATCTGGCGTACCTGGAATTCGACGCGACCGACACCCCCGCAGGGACCGTCAAGGATGCGGCCGTGCTGCGGCAGATGGAGGGACTGCAGCGGCGACTGGACCAGATGCCGCAGGTCGGCAGCACGACCGGGATCACCGATATCGTCAAGAAAGTCCGCTACGAATTGAAAAACGGCGATTCCGCTTATTACGCGATCCCCGACGGCTCCGATGAAATCGCGCAAGAGCTGTTTCTCTACGAAGCCGCCGGGGGCGATCCCGGCGATCTCTTCAAGTTCATCACCCCCGATGGCGCCAAGGCGGCGCTCTGGGTGCAGATGCGCGACGGCGACAATCGCTCGGTGCGGGCGGTGGTCGACGCGGCCGCTCAGTTCAACGCGCAATCCCCGCCTCCTGCCGGGCTCGATTTTGCCTGGGGCGGACTCAGCTATGTCAACGTGATCTGGCAGGAGAAGATGGTCTCCGGCATGCGCAACGCGCTGCTGGGCTCGTTCGCCGTTGTGCTGATCATGATGATCCTGTTGTTGCGCTCCGTATCGCTCGGTCTGATCTCGATGGTGCCGTTGTCGCTGACCATTACGGTTGTCTACGGTGCGATCGGCTGGATCGGCAAGCCGTACGACATGCCGATCGCGATCCTTTCGTCGCTGACATTGGGGCTCTCGATCGACTTTGCGATCCACTTTCTCAAACGCGGGCAGGATTTGTTTGCGCAAAACGGTTCTCTGCGCGCCACGCTCGAAGCCCTGTTCGAAGAACCGGCGCGCGCCATCGCGCGCAATATCTTCGTTATCGCTTTGGGATTTGTCCCGCTGCTGTTTTCCGACCTGGTGCCGTATGTCACTGTCGGTACGTTTTTTCTGCTGATCATGTTCCTGTCGGGTTTTGCCACGTTTCTGATTCTTCCGGCGTTGATGATGTTGCGCCGACGGCGCGGCTTCGCCTCCTGGGGACAATCCGTCGAATCGGCCGGCCGACCGGCAGCGGCCTCCGATCCGGTCATCGAGGAGGTCTCATCATGAGATACCGGATTCTCACTTTACTCGCGCTGCTTCTGCTGAATGCACCGGCATACGCTGTCGATGCCGACTCGCTGATGGCGCAGTCGCACCAGGCATATTATTACGCCGCCGATGGCGGTCAGGCGCGTGTCACCATGACGTTGACCGACAAGAAGGGGAACACGCGCATTCGCGAGTTTTGGATGCTGCGCCGCGATGTTGCCGATATGGGCGATCAGCGCTACTATACATACTTTCTCCAGCCCGCCGATGTCCGCCGCACCGCCTTTCTCGTGCACAAGAACGCCGCAGGCAATGACGACCGGTGGCTGTATGTCCCGGCGCTCGACCTGGTCAAACGCATCGCCGCCGATGACCGGCGCACGTCGTTTGTCGGATCGGAATTCACTTATGAGGACGTCTCCGGGCGATTGCCGACATTGGACGCTCACACGTTGATCGGCGCCGACACACTGATGGGACATCACGCGCGAAAGATCAAGGCCGTGCCGAAGGATCCCGGCACGGCGGACTACGCCTATCGAATTGTCTGGGTCGATGACTCGACGATGCTGCCATTGCAGGAGGAATACTTCGACGGCAGGGACGCGCTGACACGGCGCTTCACGGTCGGCAAGATCGAGACGATCGACGGCTTCCCCACTGCGACCGAACGCACGATGGAGGATCTCAAAAACGGACGCAAGACGATGATCTCGTTTGACAATATCAGCTATACGACGATCCTGAAAGCCGACGACTTCAGTGAGCGGCTGTTGAAGAACCCACCAGCCGAGTATACGCGATAGTAGATGCGACCGACCATCGGCATCATTGTATCCTCTGCTGTGATGTGCACAACAGCGCCGATTGTGATGGCGCAGCCTCAGTTGGGAGGATTCGTCGAGACGATTCAGGCGGTTCGAGTCGAATTCAATCGGGCACTGGACCCAAGCCGCGACTTTCTCGATTGGGATCATCCGCGCAGTGAAATTAGAAGCCAGCTTTCTATGCGCGATTCCCGCGAGCGCTCAGACATCTTCGTTCGCATTGACGTTATCGGCGACAATACCCAGAATTCTTCGTTTGTGACCAGCGTCGACTTGCGCGAAGCTTTCATTCTACTCCGTGCGGCTCGTTGGCTCGATATCAAAGCAGGGCAGCAGGTCGCGACTTGGGGTACCGGCGATCTCGTATTCGCCAACGACCTATTCCCCAAGGACTGGGTTGCGTTCTTCGTCGGCCTGGATGACTCCTACCTTAAGCGACCGCAGAGTCTGCTGAGAATAAGCATCTACAGCGGCCGCACGACCTTCGAGTGGGCCGTATCGCCACGCTTCACGCAGGACAGAATCGAAGACCCGGACCGAATCTCACTGTATGACCCTCTTGCGCAGACGACTGTGGAGAGTGGCGTCAGCCGCTTTGTCACAGGACATGCGGAAACAGCAGCCCGGTTCGCGGGCCGTATTGGTGATTCCGAATGGGCACTGTACGGTTACTGGGGCCACTGGCCGGTGCCGGTCGGGGTCCAGTTTGATCAGGACAGCGCCTGGCTATACCATCCCGAACTCGCTGCATGGGGTGCCAGTATTCGTCTTCCACTGGGTTCGTTTCTCAGCCATGCCGAGTTTGCGTATTACCACTCGCTCGATGATCCACACGGGAACCATCCCTGGATCGCCAATTCCGAGCTTCGTGCCTTTGCCGGTACTGAGAAGAGTTTAGGGCGCGAATGGACTGCGGGCACCCAGTACTTCGTCATCTGGACGACGCCGGATAACCTGGCCGAGACAGATTCTCCCGGTGACGCGCCACGATTCGACGAGTTGCGCTCGACCGCTACCGTGCGGATCACCAAGTGGGCGATGCACCAAACGTTGATGCTCTCCGTGTTCGCATTCTGGGGAATCACCGACCAGGATTATCATGCGCGCCCACTCGTGACCTATCTGTTCAGTGACGCGGTCAGCGTATCAGTCGGCGCATCGATTATCGGCGGTGACGAGATTTACACGACGTTCGGACAGTACCAGGGCAACTCGAATGCCTTTGCCCGATTGCGCTTCAGTTTTTAAGGCTTGCCCTATCGTGAGTCTGGGAGGAAACACAGATGTCATTGGAACGGGTCATCCGCGCCATCGCCGGCACGTTCGTGCTGGCCAGTCTCGCCCTCGGCTGGTTTGTCAGCCCCTACTTTTTCCTGTTCACGGCCTTCGTCGGCGCCAACCTGCTGCAATCGGCATTTACCAAATGGTGCCTGATGGAGGACATCCTCAGGAAGACCGTCTTTACCGAACGACAAGGCGGCAACATCCCGGCCTGATGGGCGATACGACCGGATGTGATCGGCGTGCGGCAGACTGAGCCGCCGGGTTTAGCCGCGTGACGTGGTGACGGATGCGGGCCGACCGCCGTTGTCGGAGTGCAGGGCCGCGTGGATGGCGTTGGCCAGAGCGGGCAGCCGGACCGGTTTGGGCAAAAACTGACGCACGCCGAGATTGATCGCATCTTCGACGCGATCCCCGGACGCGTAACCCGACAGAACAATCGCCTTTTGTTGCGGATGTGTCCGACAGATGCGTGCATAAGTCTCGGCCCCGTCGATCCCGTCCATGATCATGTCCAAAATCAACAGATCGAATGACTGCCGGGCGGCCAGATCGACGGCTTCTTCGCCGCAGGTCGCCAGGGTGACGGTATAGCCGAGGCGCTCCAGCGCCGTGTGTGCGAGCCGGCGCTGCAAAGGATCGTCATCGGCGACGAGAATGTGTTCATTATGTCCATGCGGGATTTCGTCGGGGTCGTCGGCCGCCACATCGAGCGTGCGCTCCACGGGAAGATAGAGACGGAAGGTCGTGCCGACATGCGGCGTAGATTCGACATCGATGTATCCATCGTGATCATGGACGACCGAATGGACGACTGCCAGTCCCAATCCGCTGCCCCGCCGCTTGTCGCTTGACTTGGTCGTAAAAAACGGATCGAAGATCTTGTTGGTGATCCCCGGATCGATTCCGCCGCCGGTGTCCCCGACCGACCAGAGGACATACTCACCGGCGGGAATCAACTCATACCGCTGGACATCAGTGTCGAGATAGACCAATTCGGTTTTGAGCGTGAGTGTGCCGTCGTTACCCATCGCTTCATGCGCGTTTTGAATCAGATTGGCGATGACACGGGCCAGTTGTGCACGCCCGCCGCGCGCCGGCAACAGATCGCTTCCGAGTCGACAGTCGACCGTGATCGATTCGGGTATCTCCAGTGTCCGCAACGTCCGCTCGGTCAGGGCGTTCATGTCAACCGCTTCGATGTTGTAATGTCCGCGCCGCGAGAGGGTCAACAACTGCTGGTTGATCTCCGCCATTTGCGTGGCGGCGTCTTCGATGTCGCCCAACATGCGCGCGACGGGGCTGTCCGGCTCGATCTGCATGCGGATCAATTCCGGATAGGCCAGGACCGGCCCTAACAAATTGTTGAAATCGTGCGCGATTTGCCCGGCCAGTTGGCCCGCCGCCTCCAGACGACGCGCCCGGGACAGTTGCATCTCGGCCTCTTTGCGTTCGGTGACATCTTCGGAAATACCGGCCAGACGGTAGACACGACCCGACTCATCGTGAATGGGAAATGCGCGATCGTGAATCCACCGCTCGGTGCCGTCGGGGAGCCGGAGTCGGTATTCGATGTCGTAGTTGCCCGATTCCGCATCACGGACAAACGCCCGATACGCGCGGTCACGGTCATCGGGGTGTATGCTGTCGGCCCAACTGCGCGAGTCATCGTAGAGACTTTGGCAGGTCCGCCCCCAGACACGCTCATACGCCGGGCTGACATAGACGACGCGATTGTTCGACCAATCCGTGAGCCAGAAAACCTCGTCGATCGTCTCCGACATCTGGCGAAAGCGCTCTTCGCTGTCGCGCAGCGCACGCTGCGCGCGCATCGTGTCGGTGACGTCGGTGGCGCTGACCGTCAGCGCCACGACCCGTTCGCCCTGCCGGATCGGTCCGACCCGGCATGCGAAGTAGCGGACTCCCTCGCCGCCCGGTGTGTATGAACATTCATAAAAGTCGGGCTGGCCCGAATTCAGCACGCGCTGGTAACAGGCACGGGCGATCTCCGCATTGCGGTCATCGAGAAAGTCGGTAATCCTGCTCCCGATGACCTCCGACACCAACAGATCGGACACGGTACGATTGATGAAGACGATGCGAAACTCCGGATCAATGATGATCACGTAGTCTGCGGAGTTCTCGGCAATGCTGCGCCACTTCTGTTCGGAGTCGCTGAGCGCCTCGCGCGCGTGCTGGTGACGAATGGCGATCCCGGCCAGATGGCGGGCTGTCTCCAGCAGGCGTCGCTGAAACGCCGTTGGCTTTGCCGTGTGCGTGAACGTGATTCCGAACGTGGCGACGACCGATTGCGACTCGGAGAGAATCGGAATCGACCAGCACGCACGGATACCCAGTGCCTCGGCCTCCGCGCGCAGATCGTGCCAACGATCGTCGGTGCGGATGTCCTCGACAAAGACAGCCGTGCCGGTGTAAGCGGCCGCGCCGCACGAGCCGGACGCGGGTCCGGGGGTCAATGAGGCGAGCGCTGCGGTCATGGGCGGCGGCAGACTCGGACCGGCGTAGAGCTTAAGGTTTCGATCCTCCGGGTCCAACAACATGACCGAGCACAACGCACCCGGCATGACCCGCTCCACGTGGCGACACAGCGCGTTCAGGACATCAGCAAGCGATCCACTCATGGCAATGCGTTCAAGGATGCGCTGCTGCAGCTCGGAGAGCTGCTCGCTCTGTTTGCGCTCGGTGGCATCGACGGCGATCCCG
Above is a window of Candidatus Zixiibacteriota bacterium DNA encoding:
- a CDS encoding DMT family transporter, whose protein sequence is MPHQASTEETTGAAATAALSHSPAQPAGVSTLVGVIFVLAAITSWGANFPYTKIVLAKLSSPVFLVLRFGIGAITLTLLSFATRRTQRPARKDWGIILGAALVGIVLHQWTQLTGLRFTSATNTGWILTLIPPVTGLMAWSFLRERVTKRQLTGLAIALIGVTLFIARGQWQSLSMIGNRGDLLVFLSVFTWSGYTVMTRARLSHYDPLPLTALHMTLGFVAFLAVGAGNLPEQIGRLTMREWVIVAAIGLVPSGLAYYWWNAGLARLGSLNTSMFIFIEAVVASAAGWVLLGEQFTRSMAIWAIVIFVGVAIAQTQRTGLSPSARNDRAA
- a CDS encoding T9SS type A sorting domain-containing protein, coding for MTPPRLFCLGLAAAVIMPVIAGAAAPDSDTRSPHPKTADLSTAFDANELLMAVSNVGSFGFDPTGVFGAGGYGMFFPRGTAMPVMFAGGLWLEALVGKSVVVSAADYGFDYAPGPMQNGTFLTDNDSFRVYKINRGDTHGNNPDYAEWPSHDGAPMLVDADSFPVLDGDGHLAPLILGDQTLWSVFNDTDPSRRSSGTGSGPTRMLGLEVQSTVWGFGRAGRIGRMIFGRLILINKGDSTLIRTHATLWADADIGNGADDLFGCDSELAMGYTYNDGDDAVYGASPPAVGIQILDGPPLAALNTYRNGQDPHSDVVAVDLMQGYNRNGEPQYDPFAGEETPFIYSGDPVAGTGWIDTNPSDRRMMVTVGPFDMAPGDQQRIDYAVLVGQGADGIASVADLKESARLARALYVFGFSVPARADLDLLPGDCPNHLNQHPDAGIIAPRSTSIAYGPDLVRAAVWGRPGFDVTELNFASLLLAGVGAQSVVLDDRGGPVPAEAGRCPCGDTLSDGDTDLILGFERSALFAAIGDFDDGEQRSLPLTGTTKGGLPVEGSDCVILFSGPVPAIAAPHEETRDKRARIRVGEGRPNPFNAAMTVPYELSAPGSVSAEVYDVLGRFVATLVDGYQGSGTQHLTWQGADSHGAPAPSGVYFVRISVGDDHVVRKVLLLK
- a CDS encoding lysyl oxidase family protein; this translates as MTLALAVGLTPSDSEAQVVDLLPDIIVRESDLYNNDISTNIIPGRTHLRLNNGTANIGAGKLMLRGVWPPTVEGITVNQRIFRSDGSYYDTLAGVFVYHPGHSHTHFEGWSAYRLRVVLPGNGVGDVLGESEKTSFCLADLSVYDNTLPNYNPAGEFFTCDNLVQGISVGWIDVYTKTLANQNIDITDIPEGVYWLESEVDPDNSVVESDETNNIARIKVVIGTNGLLPDSYEPNDNVGSLAARPPGQPNSPNLGPCDPQITVYDLSIHEPGNDDYFQFYSNHTGTGSDFVRINFQHAMGDLDMQLLNAAGQVLSQSTGVTNSETISMNGRAEGWYIIRAYGFNGATNPLYSLTVDPPSNTPPVITMIDPPTGDVERIHGFETYTATWTVIDSEADSTWVTVYVNAAATLDGNEVMLENGIFVPGAQGFHVVNSAEFPAGTYYVYGACTDGGTTVGDWSDGTVTFTAATDSDGDGVFDFQDVCPYFYDPDQIGCVRHGDPYPNGVTDVFDVALAVDVAFRNGTTILDPECPHDPGGRADVNCDGVVTVHDVTQLVDVAFRNGTAAFCNPCDCNPYPTGCE
- a CDS encoding MMPL family transporter, translating into MVHPKHRLVRLAVNHPRMVIGVAVVITILLAIPIPFAVIDTDPENMLAADEPVRLAHHRIKEEFDLSDFLVLGFVDDKELLTPVFNDKLAALVTVIEEMEGVVVGDVWAPSTLDDIYRTPDSMLVVGPLMQDRQGWGSHQPSPAEKIRQNPILRGKVASDDGLAAAVYIPLESKSYAHDVAEHIHEWITADSGFPAFHLAGLPVAEETFGKQMFRQMGIAAPAAGLLIFLLMLVFFRRLSVVAAPMIVAMMTVIWTMGLLVAAGFTLHIMSSMIPIFLMPIAVLDSIHLLSEFHDRYQRSTGAGDAITGTMNELYSPMLLTSLTTFVGFVSLVSAPIPPVRVFGVFVALGVAIAFVLTVTFNTAYAILLPSRTLTNFGRQDEGGSLLGRVLPRVGRLAMRARHAVLIGSAALIALAFIGITRIEINDNPTKWFKPSHPIRIADDQLGRHLAGPYLAYLEFDATDTPAGTVKDAAVLRQMEGLQRRLDQMPQVGSTTGITDIVKKVRYELKNGDSAYYAIPDGSDEIAQELFLYEAAGGDPGDLFKFITPDGAKAALWVQMRDGDNRSVRAVVDAAAQFNAQSPPPAGLDFAWGGLSYVNVIWQEKMVSGMRNALLGSFAVVLIMMILLLRSVSLGLISMVPLSLTITVVYGAIGWIGKPYDMPIAILSSLTLGLSIDFAIHFLKRGQDLFAQNGSLRATLEALFEEPARAIARNIFVIALGFVPLLFSDLVPYVTVGTFFLLIMFLSGFATFLILPALMMLRRRRGFASWGQSVESAGRPAAASDPVIEEVSS
- a CDS encoding outer membrane lipoprotein-sorting protein translates to MRYRILTLLALLLLNAPAYAVDADSLMAQSHQAYYYAADGGQARVTMTLTDKKGNTRIREFWMLRRDVADMGDQRYYTYFLQPADVRRTAFLVHKNAAGNDDRWLYVPALDLVKRIAADDRRTSFVGSEFTYEDVSGRLPTLDAHTLIGADTLMGHHARKIKAVPKDPGTADYAYRIVWVDDSTMLPLQEEYFDGRDALTRRFTVGKIETIDGFPTATERTMEDLKNGRKTMISFDNISYTTILKADDFSERLLKNPPAEYTR